The stretch of DNA TGCAGGATCAGGTCAGGGGTGCTGTGGGTTTGGGTCATTTAAGTGCTCCGGGTTTCATCAGACTTTTGTGCGGATGGCAGTTGGCCAAAACAATGCGGCTTGACGTGGTCTTCGATCCACGATACTTTCGGCGCGTCCTTTTGCCACAAGGGGCGCAGCAGCGGCGGCAGTTGTTCACCGAGCAGGATGCCGAGCAGGCCAACCAGCGCAATGACTGGCGGCGCCGGCGATCGCACATTCAGAAAGCCATAAAGGAGGCCAACCAGCAAGCCAACGGCCAGCGATACAATATAAATTTTCATGATTTAGCGAAGCTCCGGTAATTTTAAACGTGCGCATAGTGTAGTCATGTCTCCCCCCACCGGCATCACCGGGATTGATTGACAATTCCCCCCTCTTTTGGGAGGGACTGGCTTGCACCTGGATAGATGCTAAAATCCTCAAATTCCCAGAACCTCTCACCCTATGACGACTGCACGCGCTTCCCTGCTCCTGCATGCCGCCTTCGCCGCCTTTTGCGGCCTGCTTTTGTGCGCCCCGCCGCCGGCGCTGGCGCAGCAACCGCCGGCACGCCTGCTGGAACAGTTCACTCACACCTCCTGGGGTGCGCTCGATAGCGCGCCGGTCGACATCCTCAGCATCGCCCAGACCAGCGATGGCTGGCTATGGCTGGCCGCCGGCACCGGCTTGTACCGCTTCGATGGCAAGCGCTATGAACGGGTCGACAGCGTTGAAGGCCACGCGCTGCTGTCGTCCAATGTGCGCACGCTGTACGCGCCGCCGGAAGGCGGCTTGTGGGTTGGCTACCGCATTGGCGGCGGCATCAGCTACTTCAGCCGCAATCAGGCGCGTCACTTCGCCGCCGGCCAGGGCTTGCCGTCTGGCGCCATCACCAGCATTGCACGCGCACCGGACGGCGTGCTGTGGATCTCCGCGCGCGACGGCCTGGCGCGGCTGGACGGCGACCATTTCGTCACCATCGGCGCCGACTTCGGCCTGCCGGCGCGGCGTGCGCGCCAGGTGCTGTTCGATCGCGGCGGGCGCCAGTGGGTCGCCATGCAGGGCGGGATCTTCAGCCGCACCGACAGCCGCGCGCAGTTCATGCCGGCCTGGCCGCACGGGGATTTGAGCGGCATGGCGCTGGCGCCGGATGGCAGCGTGTGGGCGTCCGACATCGACAGCTACTACCGCCTGCAAGCGGAAGCGCCATCTGGGGACGGTGGTGCGCGGCCGGCGCTACAGGGTAACAATATGTACTTCGACCGCGAAGGCAACCAGTGGATCTTCCGCGCCGGCGGCCTGGAACGCCGCAACGCCGGCAGCAGCGAGTCGCAACGGCAGGATCTGAGCGGCGGCCTGCCGCAAAGCTTTTTCCAGGACCGCGAAGGCAATGTGTGGATCGGCACCTCGGCGGGCCTGAACCGCTTCCGTCATAACCGGTTGTTGACGCTACCGCTGCAAATGGTGTTCAACCATCCGGCGATTGCGCCGGTGACCGGCGGCGGCGTCTGGGCCGGCGACCGTATCGGCGCGCTGCGCGTGCTGGGGCCCGAGGGTGAAAAGCGCAGCGTGCTGTCCGGCCACATCTCCGCGCTGTACCGCGACCCGGACGGCGTACTCTGGGCCGGCAACGACGATGAAGTGTGGAGCGTGGAAGGCGGCCGGGTGGAACGCTATCCGCTGCCGCCTGAGGCCAAGAGTTATGAGGTGCAGGCGATGAGCCGCGCCAGCGGCGGCGGCATGTGGGTATCAGTGGTGCGCGAGGGCTTGTACCTGCTCAAGGACGGCCAGTGGCGCCGCCAGCCGGCGCTGCCGCTGTCCACGCCTGGGATGGGCGACCAGTTCCCCACCTCGCTGGAAACCGGCAGTGACGGTGCGCTGTGGGCCGGCTACATTCGCAACTACATCGTGCGCCTGGCCGACGGCAAAGTCGATATCTATAGCGCCGACCAAGGACTGGACCTGGGCCACGTGCTGACCCTACACCGCAGCGGCACGCAGCTGTGGGCCGGCGGCGAACGTGGCGTGGCCTGGTTTGACGGCCAGCGCTTCGCCACCCTGCACGGCTTGCGCGGCGAGATCTTCCGCGGCGTGTCCGGCATCACCCGCAGCGAGCAGGGCGACCTGTGGCTGTTCGGCACCGAAGGCCTGAGCCGCATCACCGCCGCGCAGGTAGCGCGGGCCATGAGCACACCGGGCTATGAAGTGGAATACGAACGCTTCGACGCCCACGACGGCCTGCTGGGCGCCGCCTCGCAACTGCGGCCGATGCCGTCGCTGGTGATGGGCGACGACGGCCTGCTGTGGATGGCCACCGCCAATCGCATCAACTGGATCAATCCGGCCCACATCACGCGCAACCCGGTGCCGCCGGCGGTGCTGGTGCAGGACATCGCGGTCGGCGAGCAGCGTTACAGTCCCCTTCCCGGCCTGGTGCTGCCCAAGTCGACCAGCAACCTGCGCATCGACTACACGGCGCTGAGCCTGAGCATTCCGGAGCGGGTGCGCTTCCGCTATCGGCTCGACGGCGTCGACACCGAGTGGCAGGACCCGGGCGCGCGCCGCCAAGCCTTCTACACCAATCTCGATCCTGGCGAGTACCGCTTCCGCGTGATGGCGGCCAACGAAGACGGCGTGTGGAATCCGCAGGAGGCGCAACTGGGCTTCAGCATTCCGCCCACCTTCGTGGAAACCGCCTGGTTCAAGCTGCTGTGCGTGCTGGCGCTGGCGGCGCTGCTATGGGTGGTGTACCGCCTGCGCCTGCGACACGTCACCCGCCAGCTGCGCACGCGGCTAGAGGACCGCGCCGACGAGCGCGAACGCATCGCCCGCAC from Duganella dendranthematis encodes:
- a CDS encoding ligand-binding sensor domain-containing protein, with product MTTARASLLLHAAFAAFCGLLLCAPPPALAQQPPARLLEQFTHTSWGALDSAPVDILSIAQTSDGWLWLAAGTGLYRFDGKRYERVDSVEGHALLSSNVRTLYAPPEGGLWVGYRIGGGISYFSRNQARHFAAGQGLPSGAITSIARAPDGVLWISARDGLARLDGDHFVTIGADFGLPARRARQVLFDRGGRQWVAMQGGIFSRTDSRAQFMPAWPHGDLSGMALAPDGSVWASDIDSYYRLQAEAPSGDGGARPALQGNNMYFDREGNQWIFRAGGLERRNAGSSESQRQDLSGGLPQSFFQDREGNVWIGTSAGLNRFRHNRLLTLPLQMVFNHPAIAPVTGGGVWAGDRIGALRVLGPEGEKRSVLSGHISALYRDPDGVLWAGNDDEVWSVEGGRVERYPLPPEAKSYEVQAMSRASGGGMWVSVVREGLYLLKDGQWRRQPALPLSTPGMGDQFPTSLETGSDGALWAGYIRNYIVRLADGKVDIYSADQGLDLGHVLTLHRSGTQLWAGGERGVAWFDGQRFATLHGLRGEIFRGVSGITRSEQGDLWLFGTEGLSRITAAQVARAMSTPGYEVEYERFDAHDGLLGAASQLRPMPSLVMGDDGLLWMATANRINWINPAHITRNPVPPAVLVQDIAVGEQRYSPLPGLVLPKSTSNLRIDYTALSLSIPERVRFRYRLDGVDTEWQDPGARRQAFYTNLDPGEYRFRVMAANEDGVWNPQEAQLGFSIPPTFVETAWFKLLCVLALAALLWVVYRLRLRHVTRQLRTRLEDRADERERIARTLHDTFLQSVQGLMLRVQTLLKRLPPDGEAYQLVEKILNQADQVLAEGRNQVRGLRSVPHLDDLPHMFGELGQHLREEHAADFALIVTGQQATLTESAREHLYHIGREALLNAFRHSGASRIELELGYAAEHFTLVVRDDGRGIDEKVLAAGELPGHWGLIGMRERAMKIDAALDLWCRPGMGTVAQVSAPGAAVYERKPGALRRWLMREAA
- a CDS encoding DUF1427 family protein, which encodes MKIYIVSLAVGLLVGLLYGFLNVRSPAPPVIALVGLLGILLGEQLPPLLRPLWQKDAPKVSWIEDHVKPHCFGQLPSAQKSDETRST